The genomic window ACCGGCTTGACCGCCCCCGACGGCCAGGAGCTGGGCAAAGCCCTGCGGGCACTTCGAACAGCATCGGGCGTTACCGGTGACTTCGTCGCCCGCAGGGCTTCCATGTCTCCGGGGAAGCTCAGCAAGATCGAGAACGGTCGGATCTTGCCGACCGTGACCGACGTCGAGCTCATCCTGACAGCGCTCGGTGTCTCCGAGTCCGCAAAGGCCGCGTTCCTGACCCAGGCGCGAGCCGCCGTCACGGAGGCAACCGTGTGGCGTGTCCTGCGCCGTCTGGGGCCGCCCAAGCACCAGCAGTCCATCATGGCGATCGAGGCTCGTACCACCGCACTCAAGGTGTTCCAGGGGCAGTTGATCCCCGGCCTGCTCCAGACCCCCGAATACATGTCAGCGGTCTTCTCCCTCATCCCAGGGCAGTCACCGGACTCCAGGGCGAGGACGGTGGCGGCCCGGACAGAGCGGCAGGCAGTCCTCTACGACCCCACCAAGTCGTTTCACTTTCTCATCTGTGAACACGTCCTGCGATGGCTCATCTGCGACCAGCTGGTCATGGCAACCCAACTGGATCGGCTGGTCTCATTCTCTCGCCTGCCCAACGTCCGCATCGGCATCCTCCCGCTCAGCCGCCGCATGCCCGACTTCCCGATGACCTGCTTCAGCTCATACGACGATCACATTGTGATCGTGGAGACGTTCCACTCCGAGGTCACCACAAGAGACCCCAAGGACCTTGATATATACGTCGAAACGTTCGACCGATTCTCCTCGGCAGCCGCCTACGGCGAAGAAATGCTGAGCCTGATCGAGCCCATCCGAGACGGATTCTTGCGGTAACAGGAAAGGGCCTCGAACCCCCTCGCCTCCGGCCCTACCGTGGTGACCCCGACGACCCGTCAGAATCCCCTGCCGGGCCCAACCGCACCACCGGAGGTACGACATGCCCGAGCCTGAAGGCGGCGGCCACGGGGGCAGCCCCGCGCCCACCCCGCCCATGCCCTGGCCGCCCACCCCCTCGCCCGACAGCGGCCCGCCGCCCGGCAACGGAGGCCACCGCAAGTGACTCTCCCCCTCTCCGAGGGAACGGACCGCCCCGGCCAGGAGCTGGGGCGGCTCCTCCTCAACACCGGTGCCATGTCACCCGATTGGGCGCCCGCCTTCGCCGCCGTCCCCCGCTCGCGCTTCGTCCCCGACCTGGCCTGGGCCTGGAACGAGGAGCAGGGCCGCAGCGTCGCCGTCGACCGGGCCAACGACCCGGACGGCTGGCTCGCCGCCGTGCATACCGACATCCCGCTCGTCACCCAGTGGGACGACGGCCACCACACCGGCCCCGAGCCCGGCCGACTCTCCACCAGCAGCACCAGCCAGCCCAGCCTGGTCATGTCGATGCTGCGCGATCTCGACGTACGCCCCGGCCTGAAAGTCCTGGAGGCCGGTGCCGGGACGGGCTGGAACGTCGGCCTGCTCGCCCAGCGCCTCGGCTCCCGACAGGTCGTCAGCATCGAGGTCGACCCCGCCATCGCCGCCCAGGCTCGAGCCAACCTCGCCACAGTCGGCCTCAGCCCGCACATCGTCACCGGCGACGGCGAGTCTGGCTGGCCCGCCGGTGCGCCGTACGACCGGGTCATCGCCACCTACGGCCTGCGCCGCATCCCTGGCAGCTGGCTTCAACAGACCAGGCCCGGCGGCATCATCCTCGCGCCCTGGGGCACCCACTACAGCCAGCGCGACGCCGTCGTGAGACTGACCGTCGCCGAGGACCACCACTCCGCCTCGGGCCGCTTCACCCAACTCGTCGGCTTCATGAAGGCCCGCGACCAACGCACCCCCTACCCCGAACACGCCACCCACGTAACCGAGTTCCCCGGCAACGCCGACACCACCCACCGGACCACTCGCACCGCCGCCGACCTCGGCGACTCCTGGGACGTGCAGTCCTTCGTGATCGGCCTCGCCGTCCCCGACATCACCCATGTCCTCGCGCAGGACGACGCCGGACGCTCCACCACCGCCTGGTTCTACTCGCTGACCGACAGCTCCTGGGCCGCCGTGACCTGGCCCACCGACGGACCACCGACCACGAGCACCGTCTACCAGGCCGGTCCCCGCCGCCTCTGGCGGGCCGTCGAACGCACCCTCGACTGGTGGGACGAGCACGACCGCCCTGCCATCCACCGCTTCGGCCTGACCGTCAGCGACGGCCACCACACCCCCTGGCTCGACACCCCCGACCACCCCGTGCCCCGCCACGGCCACGTGGACGAGCAGCCGTGACAACAGCTCCACACCCGCGGCCCCGACGAGCCCTGCAGCTACGCCTCCGACGCCCCAGAAGTCCGCCGGCCCGACGTTGAGGCCACCACCGGAAGCAGATAGCCGCTCCGAATCGCCCACACGCGCAGCCACGCTCTGGGACGATTCCACGACAGCGAGGGGAGCGGCTGTGAGCCGACGACTGCGGTACATCAGCTTCGATGAGTTCGACGGCATGTTCGAGAGCTTCCAGCACGCGGCCTTCCGCTTGGAGACCCGCCGCCGGTACCGCTCCGACGAACACACGGAGACCTACCACCGGTTCGCCGCCGGGCGGGAAGCCGACTGGGACTTGGACGACCCCTGGTGCCGTTCGCGCCGCGAGCAGGTGGCCATGGGCAAGCGCTTCGAACGGGTCCGGATCACGGACAACCCGCCCACCCCCGGGCAGCGCTATCTGCTCGACAACGCCAAGCGCAACAGTGCCGTCGGCGAGGACATCCGGTACCTCTGGCGCGCTGATGCCGACCGCCTGAGCCTTCCGGGCGAGGACACCTGGCTGTTCGACTCACGCGTGATCGCCCTGCTGCACTTCGACGCCGACGACGATCTGACCGGTGTGGAGCTGCTCACCGACCCGGTGCCGGTGGCCCGCGCCTGCCAGGTACGCGACGCTGCCTGGCACTTCGCCACCCCGCACCACGGGTTCAGCGCGAAAGTACCGTCCGCCACCTGAGCGCCGATGTCCGATGCCCCAGAAGTCCGCCGATCCGACGTCCCATCCAGCCAGATCTGGAGATGCCGATGCACATCTCGCGTGACGACTTCGAAAAGCTGTTCTCCGACTTCCAGCGCGAAGCATTCCGCCTGGAGACCCTGGACGACTACAACGGCTCCTCGAACCCCGAGAGCCTCCGCGCCTTCTTCGCTGCCGAACCCCAACCGGCCGACTACAACCAAGCCTGGGCCGACGAGGTCCGCGCCAACACCCGCGCCGGCAAACGCATGTACCGCGTCCACATCCTCCGCCGCCCGCTGACGCCCTACCTCCGGTTCGAACTCGGCTGGGGCTACGTCAAGAACAGCACGGCCGGTGAGGAGTTCTTCATCCTCGACACGACCGAGCAGCCCAACCCACTCGAAGGCGTACCGGACTTCTGGGCCTTCGACGAGACCGCTGTGGTCACCATGTCCTACACCCCCTCCGGCTCGTTCAAGGGCGCCGACCTGCAACCATCCGCCCATGATTGGCTGACGCATCGCGACACCGCCCTCCAGCACGCGGTGCCCTTCGCCGAGTGGTGGGAGCGGTACGGAGAGGAGACCCCCTGTGTTCCTGGACGGTGACCAGTGGCAAGCCAGGTGTCGCGATTTCCGCTCGGAGGCCTGGTGGCTCGAAACCCTGCCCGTCTACCGGGTTCCGCAGGAGGAAGCGGAGATCCGGGACTTCCTCGCCGGCCACCGCATCGACCCACACACCTACTCCTCCGACTACACCGAACACCTGAAGCAAGTCCGCCGCGACGGCAGGGCCAAGGGCCGGGTGCACATCGTCACCCGACCGCTCTCCGACTACCTCCGTTACGAGTTCATGTACTACCTCCCCCACCTGTGGGCCGGGGACGACATCCGCATCCTGGACGTGACCGACCGCGAGAACCCGCTGGCCGGAGTCCAGGACTTCTGGATGTTCGACCGGGCGGAGATCGTCCTCATGCACTACGCCGCCGACGGCACCCAGCTCAGCCGCGAGCTGCACAACGGTGACCCCGAGCAGTACCGGGAGTACCAGCGCATCGCGATCACCGCCTCCGTCCCCTTCGAGGAGTACGTGCATGCTGCTCACGGGTGACGACTTCAACGACCTGTTCCAGACCTTCACCTCCTCCGCCTTCAAGATGGAGACCCGGGACCGCTACGACGTCGCCGGCGAACGTGCCGAGTCCGATCCCACCACCGGAAGGTACGACATGCCCGAGACCGAAGGCGGCGGCCACGGGGGCAACCCCGCGCTCATCACCCCATCCTGACCTGCCCGGATGCTCCCGCCCCCGGCGATCGAAACGAGTCGACGGGACGTGCCGCACTCTGCGCGGTTCGCCGCAGGGAGCCCGGTGGCAGGAGTCCGACCCCGACGGTGTAAGAAGTGGATCAGTAACTTCCGGAGGGGATGTTCATGCGAACTACACGCGACAGAAGGCCCGCAGCGCTCAGACGCGCCGCCGCCGCCGTCCTGCTCGGGGCGACCGCACTCGCGACCGCCGCACCCGCGGCCGTGGCTGCGCCGGCGGCGGCCACCACGATGCTCGCGACCGGCTCCACCTCGGCAGGCCAGTCGCTTCTGCAGTCGGGTCAGTCCCTGCAGCCGGGCCAGAGCCTGGTGAACGGTGAGATGACCCTCGTCATGCAGGACGACGGCAACCTCGTGCTCTACCTGGTCGGCCCCTACGGCAACCAAGGCCCGGCGCTCTGGAATTCCGGCACCTACGGCAACCCCGGGGCCTACGCGGTGATGCAGGCCGACGGCAACTTCGTCGTCTACCGCCAGGGCCGCAGCGACCCGGACGGCGCTCTCTGGTCCTCCGGGACCTGGGGCAACCCGGGCAACACCGTCGGGATCGCCAACGGCACGCTCAGCGTCGGGGGCATCAGCGGTATCCACTGGCAGGGCTACTCGAACACCCTCTACGGTGGCACAGTGACCGGCATGATGTCGTCCAAGACCTATGCCGAGTCGGCGTCGGTC from Kitasatospora sp. NBC_01250 includes these protein-coding regions:
- a CDS encoding helix-turn-helix domain-containing protein, with the translated sequence MTAPDGQELGKALRALRTASGVTGDFVARRASMSPGKLSKIENGRILPTVTDVELILTALGVSESAKAAFLTQARAAVTEATVWRVLRRLGPPKHQQSIMAIEARTTALKVFQGQLIPGLLQTPEYMSAVFSLIPGQSPDSRARTVAARTERQAVLYDPTKSFHFLICEHVLRWLICDQLVMATQLDRLVSFSRLPNVRIGILPLSRRMPDFPMTCFSSYDDHIVIVETFHSEVTTRDPKDLDIYVETFDRFSSAAAYGEEMLSLIEPIRDGFLR
- a CDS encoding DUF6879 family protein, whose translation is MLLTGDDFNDLFQTFTSSAFKMETRDRYDVAGERAESDPTTGRYDMPETEGGGHGGNPALITPS
- a CDS encoding DUF6879 family protein, whose protein sequence is MSRRLRYISFDEFDGMFESFQHAAFRLETRRRYRSDEHTETYHRFAAGREADWDLDDPWCRSRREQVAMGKRFERVRITDNPPTPGQRYLLDNAKRNSAVGEDIRYLWRADADRLSLPGEDTWLFDSRVIALLHFDADDDLTGVELLTDPVPVARACQVRDAAWHFATPHHGFSAKVPSAT
- a CDS encoding DUF6879 family protein, coding for MHISRDDFEKLFSDFQREAFRLETLDDYNGSSNPESLRAFFAAEPQPADYNQAWADEVRANTRAGKRMYRVHILRRPLTPYLRFELGWGYVKNSTAGEEFFILDTTEQPNPLEGVPDFWAFDETAVVTMSYTPSGSFKGADLQPSAHDWLTHRDTALQHAVPFAEWWERYGEETPCVPGR
- a CDS encoding methyltransferase domain-containing protein, whose protein sequence is MTLPLSEGTDRPGQELGRLLLNTGAMSPDWAPAFAAVPRSRFVPDLAWAWNEEQGRSVAVDRANDPDGWLAAVHTDIPLVTQWDDGHHTGPEPGRLSTSSTSQPSLVMSMLRDLDVRPGLKVLEAGAGTGWNVGLLAQRLGSRQVVSIEVDPAIAAQARANLATVGLSPHIVTGDGESGWPAGAPYDRVIATYGLRRIPGSWLQQTRPGGIILAPWGTHYSQRDAVVRLTVAEDHHSASGRFTQLVGFMKARDQRTPYPEHATHVTEFPGNADTTHRTTRTAADLGDSWDVQSFVIGLAVPDITHVLAQDDAGRSTTAWFYSLTDSSWAAVTWPTDGPPTTSTVYQAGPRRLWRAVERTLDWWDEHDRPAIHRFGLTVSDGHHTPWLDTPDHPVPRHGHVDEQP
- a CDS encoding DUF6879 family protein — encoded protein: MFLDGDQWQARCRDFRSEAWWLETLPVYRVPQEEAEIRDFLAGHRIDPHTYSSDYTEHLKQVRRDGRAKGRVHIVTRPLSDYLRYEFMYYLPHLWAGDDIRILDVTDRENPLAGVQDFWMFDRAEIVLMHYAADGTQLSRELHNGDPEQYREYQRIAITASVPFEEYVHAAHG